A window of the Fusarium fujikuroi IMI 58289 draft genome, chromosome FFUJ_chr09 genome harbors these coding sequences:
- a CDS encoding related to carbonic anhydrase, producing the protein MTSWISLLAVLAACAPQVQASCAYGTHLHRRADVIHAPKFGYSAANGPANWYNLDPKANELCATGHHQSPINLADGSFNIIPASDLHIEIPNFTKGAEFENLGSTVEVVTEGLGGKITIENTTYHLKQFHFHLPSEHIDNGTSLAMEMHMVHASEDNKLAVIGVFIDLDDGAADSYKFRETRKGKTDTPATKSTVVTTVLNSVDKIATLGQTTHIKYLRMSEIVSLLNKGDFRSYSGSLTTPPCSEDVKWFVSTRKVSIPTRTYLKARSVIGYNARFPQNVPGEENILSLVADEIEHHDD; encoded by the exons ATGACTTCTTGGATATCTTTGTTAGCTGTTCTTGCTGCTTGTGCGCCGCAGGTCCAGGCATCGTGTGCATATGGAACGCATCTTCACCGGAGAGCTGATGTTATTCATGCTCCCAAGTTTGGATACTCCGCTGCCAAT GGCCCAGCAAACTGGTACAACTTGGACCCCAAAGCCAACGAACTATGCGCCACAGGTCACCACCAATCCCCCATCAACCTCGCCGATGGCTcattcaacatcatccccGCCTCAGACCTTCATATTGAGATCCCCAACTTCACCAAGGGTGCTGAGTTCGAGAACTTGGGAAGTACCGTCGAAGTAGTCACTGAAGGACTCGGCGGTAAAATCACCATCGAAAACACAACATACCACCTGAAGCAATTCCACTTCCATCTCCCCAGCGAGCACATCGACAACGGTACCAGTTTAGCCATGGAGATGCACATGGTTCACGCCAGCGAAGACAACAAACTCGCCGTCATCGGCGTCTTTATCGATCTCGACGATGGAGCGGCCGATTCGTATAAATTCAGGGAGACGCGCAAGGGCAAGACAGACACCCCTGCTACGAAATCCACTGTCGTTACCACCGTTCTCAACTCGGTGGATAAGATTGCGACCCTGGGACAAACCACTCACATCAAGTATCTCAGAATGTCCGAGATTGTATCGCTCCTCAACAAGGGCGATTTCCGATC ATACTCGGGCTCGCTTACTACACCGCCCTGTAGTGAGGATGTCAAGTGGTTCGTCTCCACTAGGAAGGTTTCTATTCCTACGCGAACTTATTTGAAGGCCCGATCTGTCATCGGCTACAACGCTCGCTTCCCTCAAAATGTGCCAGGGGAGGAGAACATCCTGAGCTTGGTcgctgatgagattgagcACCACGATGACTAA
- a CDS encoding related to Rtm1p, translating into MASTADNVYEFYRPSRALALVGCVVFAVLSVVHLWNILKDRRWFCFTLIFGGLFEIAGLGARFYSAGHLRDQESYGTQTLLILLAPIFFSAAIYMLLGRVIRASSHPDLSIIRTVWLSKFFVVSDVLCFVVQACGAGMLVNANNTADQNNGENVILAGLALQVVVLVIFLVCTGVFHARLAKGGLIGAINPYLLLGTMLSELYICAILILFRNVFRLVEFGLGDDEYLQAHEWPIYVFDILFMAIVMALGLSWYPADLQLHHDPYRQRPMTSTA; encoded by the exons ATGGCATCTACAGCAGACAACGTCTACGAGTTCTACCGGCCCTCGAGAGCATTAGCGCTTGTCGGTTGTGTAGTCTTTGCAGTTCTTAGTGTTGTTCACTTATGGAACATCCTTAAGGATCGAAGATGGTTCTGTTTTACTCTTATCTTCGGAGGACTCT TTGAGATCGCGGGTCTTGGTGCGAGGTTTTACTCGGCGGGCCATTTACGAGACCAGGAATCTTACGGCACGCAAACACTCCTTATCCTCCTGGcgcccatcttcttctccgcaGCGATCTACATGCTCCTCGGCCGAGTAATCAGAGCCTCCAGCCATCCCGACCTTTCTATCATCCGAACAGTATGGCTTTCGAAGTTCTTTGTGGTATCCGATGTCTTGTGTTTCGTCGTTCAAGCTTGCGGTGCAGGAATGCTTGTCAACGCTAATAATACCGCTGATCAGAACAATGGAGAGAATGTCATTCTTGCTGGGCTAGCGCTTCAGGTTGTCGTGTTGGTCATCTTCCTTGTTTGTACGGGGGTATTTCATGCGCGACTTGCGAAAGGAGGACTCATAGGGGCGATTAATCCTTATCTCCTATTGGGCACAATGCTCAGTGAGCTATATATCTGTGCGATACTGATTCTATTCCGAAATGTTTTCCGACTGGTTGAGTTCGGACTTGGGGACGATGAGTATTTACAGGCGCATGAATGGCCGATTTACGTCTTTGATATTCTCTTCATGGCTATCGTTATGGCGTTGGGATTGAGTTGGTACCCAGCCGATCTGcagcttcatcatgatcCTTATAGACAACGACCAATGACCAGCACGGCTTAG
- a CDS encoding related to N.crassa uvs2 protein: protein MPAPIAFKQRSRRAKDNVRKRPASTLPAHGDSQDSSSSDDERDAVDGTRIKRNKKGVISASSTSQRNPDQDHAPTAFRANREVPISDTNDATKRKDWYDQPTTKGPARAASNVRITTTFDFKPDVCKDYKKTGWCGFGDACVFAHIREDIKQGWQLDKEWEEVGKSRKKISGDRGKADAVEGEADMEMLSKIPFACIICEKPYKNPVVTRCGHYFCEACALQRYRKDPTCKNCGAATMGVFNTASKLEKLLRRKREHEEKLDRKAQELDDKGA from the coding sequence ATGCCCGCCCCCATCGCATTCAAGCAAAGGAGCCGACGAGCCAAGGACAACGTGAGAAAGCGACCTGCTAGCACCTTGCCAGCGCACGGCGACTCTCAagattcctcttcttcagacgACGAACGCGACGCTGTAGACGGAACTCGGATCAAGCGCAACAAGAAGGGAGTAatctcagcatcatcgaCGAGTCAACGGAACCCCGATCAAGATCACGCCCCTACAGCCTTCCGCGCGAATCGTGAAGTGCCAATATCAGACACAAACGATGCCACAAAGCGGAAGGACTGGTATGATCAGCCGACAACCAAGGGCCCCGCTCGTGCCGCCTCCAATGTGCGCATCACGACAACCTTCGACTTCAAGCCCGACGTCTGCAAAGATTACAAGAAGACTGGCTGGTGTGGATTTGGCGATGCGTGCGTGTTTGCACATATAAGAGAAGACATTAAGCAAGGGTGGCAGCTTGATAAAGAATGGGAAGAAGTGGGAAAGAGCAGGAAGAAGATCAGTGGTGATCGCGGAAAAGCAGATGCTGTCGAGGGTGAGGCAGATATGGAAATGCTGAGCAAGATCCCTTTTGCATGTATTATCTGCGAGAAGCCTTACAAGAATCCTGTCGTCACTCGATGTGGCCATTATTTCTGCGAGGCATGTGCCCTCCAGAGGTATAGGAAGGACCCAACATGTAAGAACTGCGGAGCTGCGACCATGGGAGTTTTCAACACAGCGTCGAAATTGGAGAAGCTATTGCGGCGGAAGAGAGAGCATGAAGAGAAGCTGGATCGGAAAGCACAAGAACTAGATGATAAGGGGGCATGA
- a CDS encoding probable DFG5 protein, with protein sequence MFSSPTAFVAKVALLGGLLVQSVDAQYYKIGTKDEIKQSARTLAYDLMLQYDGNQTGMIPGILPGPPTEYKGDYYWWEGGAMMGTYIDYWKLTGDESYNHVVMEGMLHQTGDGHDYMPSNHSASLGNDDQGFWGMSAMLAAENKFPNPPDDQPQWLALAQAVWTTQAKPERHDDECNGGMRWQIPFTNSGYDYKNTIANGCFFNIGARLARYTGNETYAKYAEETWEWLWNVNYIDHEKWLVYDGGHVGKNCTDINKATFSYNAAILIQGAAFMYNFTNGSTTWEDRIDKLLDATLKNFFPKDIMYEVPCEGRKGACSTDMLSFKGYVHRWLAVTTQVAPFTAERILPVLQTSTEAAVKQCTGGDSGRKCGFYWSGGEFVDPAVDETSGAGEQMNVLAAVSSLLIGDAEPPATNSTGGISKGDPKAGEDSHDNPEPEPITTADRAGAGILTFLVLASAVGTFGWMCFD encoded by the exons ATGTTTTCCTCGCCGACAGCGTTTGTGGCGAAGGTTGCGCTTCTGGGAGGTCTTCTCGTTCAATCAGTCGACGCACAGTATTACAAGATTGGAACAAAGG ATGAGATTAAGCAGTCGGCGCGGACACTCGCATATGATCTTATGTTGCAATATGACGGTAACCAGACTGGCATGATTCCCGGTATCCTGCCCGGTCCTCCAACAGAATACAAGGGCGACTACTACTGGTGGGAAGGCGGAGCAATGATGGGAACATATATCG ATTACTGGAAACTCACCGGCGACGAGAGTTACAACCACGTAGTGATGGAGGGTATGCTTCACCAGACAGGCGACGGCCACGATTACATGCCCAGCAACCACAGTGCATCCCTCGGAAACGACGACCAAGGCTTCTGGGGCATGTCCGCCATGCTTGCAGCAGAGAACAAGTTCCCCAATCCACCCGACGACCAACCCCAATGGCTCGCTCTCGCACAGGCTGTATGGACGACACAGGCTAAGCCCGAGCGACACGATGACGAGTGCAATGGTGGAATGCGATGGCAGATTCCCTTTACAAACTCTGGATACGATTACAAGAATA CCATTGCCAACggatgcttcttcaacatcggcGCTCGTCTTGCGCGATACACTGGAAATGAAACATATGCGAAATATGCTGAAGAGACGTGGGAGTGGCTCTGGAACGTCAACTACATCGATCATGAAAAGTGGCTCGTCTACGATGGCGGACATGTCGGAAAGAACTGTACcgacatcaacaaggccACCTTTTCTTACAACGCCGCGATTCTCATTCAAGGCGCTGCCTTTATGTACAACTTT ACCAACGGTTCCACTACATGGGAGGACCGCATCGACAAGCTCCTCGACGCCACGCTCAAGAACTTCTTCCCCAAGGACATCATGTACGAAGTGCCCTGCGAAGGCCGCAAGGGCGCCTGCTCCACCGACATGTTATCCTTCAAGGGCTACGTGCACCGCTGGCTGGCGGTAACAACACAAGTCGCGCCCTTCACCGCGGAGCGCATCCTCCCCGTGCTGCAGACTTCCACCGAAGCAGCCGTCAAGCAATGCACGGGTGGAGACTCGGGTCGCAAATGCGGTTTCTACTGGAGTGGCGGCGAATTCGTGGACCCAGCTGTTGACGAGACGAGCGGTGCAGGCGAGCAGATGAACGTGCTAGCTGCGGTGTCGAGTCTACTGATTGGCGATGCGGAACCGCCTGCGACGAATAGTACGGGTGGTATTTCCAAGGGTGATCCCAAGGCCGGTGAGGATTCGCATGATAATCCGGAGCCGGAACCCATCACAACGGCGGATCGGGCGGGAGCGGGTATCCTGACGTTCCTGGTACTGGCGAGTGCGGTTGGAACGTTTGGATGGATGTGTTTTGATTGA